The following coding sequences lie in one Porphyromonas asaccharolytica DSM 20707 genomic window:
- the mfd gene encoding transcription-repair coupling factor, with product MSLLDLWHDHPRIVELRQALQQDHCVELEGVTASAPAFILATLAREHPYLVIAEDADSAGYMLGDLEALGVKAYYYPSAFNRHIKYGQREPAQEVLRAELLASLAAGDTPLIVSYPEALAEAIPSQQEVAQSCFTLSVGDVISRDTLRERLLEEGFEEVDYVYSPGQVVYRGSLVDIFSYGSTYPYRIDFFDDEIDSIRRFDIESQLSVDQCERAEIAPALQVKGDATGRETSLLSLLSPDYQLWISRYESLAEQWRALYDAELAVEYEGAFATQEEMRALLLPPDKLSAEVKQRTKILATPTKGLSFVDQRITFATKPQLLIHRHFDLLVEELQVRKRGFFKSFFLSESSAQAQRLKEILIEREAEELLPEWVPLVVHEGFEDKDLDVLLLTDHQVFDRYHHYQLKSDRIRNADAAISLKELHAISPGDYIVHSDHGVGQFDGLLTTEVDGKPREVVKLVYQNKDVLLVSIHSLHKLSKYQAQEEGEPQLSKLGTGAWTKLKERAKTKIKSIARDLIALYAARKEQPGFAFSPDSYLQHEMEASFAYEETPDQLKAIEQIKADMESNRPMDRLVCGDVGFGKTEVAVRAAFKAVADSKQVAVLVPTTILAYQHYQTFSQRLEGLPCRIEYLSRAKSDKQSKAILKDLADGRVDILIGTHRLLGKGVTFKSLGLLIIDEEQKFGVKAKEQLRKLQVNVDTLTLSATPIPRTLQFSLMGARDLSNINTPPRNRQPVTTRLIRWSQETIADAIGYELARHGQVFFVHNRIESIHGVAGQIEECVPGIRIAIAHGRLTPSETEQILLDFAERKYDLLLATTIIENGIDMPNVNTILINSAHRYGLSDLHQLRGRVGRGSQRAYCYLITPPLGTLTEAAARRVKAIESFSDLGSGMRIALQDLDIRGAGNILGTEQSGFIADLGFETYRKVFEEAVREVKQEDFAALFAAQTEQQAELGNALTDTTIDTDLDLSLPHEYIPQDSERILLYRELDELESDRELKDFADRLRDRFGALPPQTKSLLMVPRLRRLASHLGIVKVSLRREQMILFLPPSGSAYYQSKAFDILLKSVASYGKECEVRESREGHRSVKWHHVTSVYQADKILSTLYKALFARPDK from the coding sequence ATGTCCCTCCTCGATCTCTGGCACGATCACCCGCGTATCGTAGAGCTTCGCCAAGCCCTACAGCAGGATCATTGTGTAGAGCTCGAGGGGGTGACCGCTTCGGCGCCCGCCTTTATCCTCGCCACCTTGGCGCGTGAGCACCCTTATCTGGTGATTGCCGAGGATGCCGATAGTGCGGGCTATATGCTGGGCGACCTAGAGGCTCTAGGGGTCAAAGCTTACTACTACCCCTCAGCCTTCAATAGACACATTAAATATGGTCAGCGAGAGCCAGCGCAGGAGGTGCTGCGTGCCGAACTGCTCGCCAGCCTTGCTGCGGGCGATACACCGCTGATCGTCTCTTACCCCGAAGCTCTTGCCGAGGCGATACCCTCCCAGCAGGAGGTCGCCCAGAGCTGCTTCACGCTTAGCGTGGGTGATGTGATCTCTCGTGACACGCTGCGAGAGCGACTACTCGAGGAGGGCTTCGAAGAGGTGGACTACGTTTACAGCCCTGGACAAGTGGTCTACCGTGGTAGTCTCGTGGACATCTTCTCCTATGGTAGCACCTATCCTTATCGCATTGACTTCTTTGACGATGAGATCGATAGCATACGCCGCTTTGACATTGAGAGCCAGCTCTCTGTGGATCAGTGTGAGCGTGCTGAGATAGCCCCCGCACTACAGGTCAAAGGCGATGCCACTGGCAGAGAGACCTCGCTCTTGTCGCTTCTATCTCCTGACTACCAACTCTGGATCAGTCGCTACGAGTCGCTCGCTGAGCAGTGGAGAGCACTCTACGATGCGGAGCTAGCGGTGGAGTACGAAGGTGCTTTTGCCACGCAGGAGGAGATGCGAGCTCTACTACTTCCCCCTGACAAACTCTCGGCTGAGGTAAAGCAGCGCACGAAGATCCTAGCCACCCCGACGAAGGGGCTCTCTTTCGTTGACCAGCGGATTACCTTTGCTACCAAGCCACAGCTACTGATCCATCGACACTTTGACCTATTGGTTGAGGAGCTGCAAGTACGCAAGCGGGGCTTCTTCAAGAGCTTCTTCCTCTCCGAGTCGTCCGCACAGGCGCAACGTCTCAAGGAGATTCTCATCGAGCGCGAAGCCGAGGAGCTACTCCCCGAGTGGGTGCCACTAGTCGTCCACGAGGGTTTTGAGGATAAAGACTTGGACGTCTTGCTCCTGACCGATCATCAGGTCTTCGACCGCTACCACCACTACCAGCTCAAGAGTGACCGCATACGCAATGCCGATGCGGCTATCTCGCTCAAGGAGCTACACGCCATCTCGCCTGGCGACTACATCGTCCACAGCGACCATGGTGTAGGACAGTTTGACGGGCTCCTCACCACGGAGGTAGACGGCAAGCCACGTGAGGTGGTCAAGCTGGTCTACCAAAACAAAGATGTGCTCCTTGTGAGCATCCACAGCCTGCACAAGCTCTCGAAGTACCAAGCGCAAGAGGAGGGCGAGCCACAGCTCAGCAAACTAGGCACGGGTGCCTGGACAAAGCTCAAAGAGCGTGCAAAGACCAAGATCAAGTCAATCGCTCGTGACCTCATTGCGCTCTATGCAGCGCGCAAGGAGCAGCCGGGCTTTGCCTTTTCGCCCGATAGCTACCTGCAGCACGAGATGGAGGCTTCCTTTGCTTATGAGGAGACGCCCGACCAACTGAAAGCGATCGAGCAGATCAAGGCGGACATGGAGAGTAACCGTCCGATGGATCGATTGGTCTGCGGTGACGTGGGCTTTGGCAAGACGGAGGTGGCGGTACGAGCGGCCTTCAAGGCGGTCGCCGACAGCAAGCAGGTGGCGGTCTTGGTGCCGACGACGATCCTAGCTTACCAGCACTACCAGACCTTTAGCCAGCGACTCGAGGGATTGCCCTGCCGTATCGAGTACCTCTCAAGAGCTAAGAGCGACAAGCAGTCTAAAGCGATCCTAAAGGATCTAGCGGACGGACGAGTAGACATATTAATAGGTACGCACCGACTACTGGGCAAGGGGGTCACCTTCAAGTCGCTCGGACTGCTCATCATAGACGAGGAGCAGAAGTTTGGTGTCAAAGCTAAGGAGCAGCTTCGTAAGCTACAGGTCAACGTAGATACGCTCACGCTCTCGGCAACACCGATACCCCGCACCCTACAGTTCTCCCTAATGGGCGCTCGTGATCTCTCCAACATCAATACGCCTCCGCGCAATCGTCAGCCGGTCACGACACGACTCATTCGCTGGTCGCAAGAGACCATTGCCGATGCCATTGGTTACGAGTTAGCACGCCACGGACAGGTCTTCTTTGTGCACAACCGCATCGAGTCGATCCACGGCGTGGCGGGACAGATCGAGGAGTGCGTCCCCGGCATTCGCATTGCGATTGCTCACGGGCGCTTGACCCCGAGCGAGACGGAGCAGATACTCCTAGACTTTGCCGAGCGCAAGTACGACCTGCTCCTAGCCACGACGATCATCGAGAACGGCATCGACATGCCCAATGTCAATACGATCCTCATCAACTCCGCTCATCGCTACGGACTGAGCGACCTGCACCAGCTCCGTGGCCGTGTGGGGCGAGGTAGTCAGCGGGCTTACTGTTATCTGATCACTCCTCCCCTAGGCACCCTCACGGAGGCTGCCGCACGACGTGTTAAGGCGATCGAGAGCTTCTCCGACCTAGGTAGCGGTATGCGCATCGCTCTGCAGGATCTAGACATACGAGGTGCCGGCAACATATTAGGTACAGAGCAAAGTGGCTTCATCGCTGACCTAGGCTTCGAGACTTACCGCAAAGTCTTTGAGGAGGCAGTGCGGGAGGTCAAACAAGAGGACTTTGCGGCGCTCTTTGCCGCTCAGACGGAGCAGCAGGCTGAGCTAGGCAATGCGCTCACCGACACCACGATCGATACTGACCTCGACCTCTCCCTACCTCACGAATACATACCGCAAGACAGCGAGCGCATCTTGCTCTACCGTGAACTGGACGAGCTGGAGAGCGACCGCGAACTAAAAGATTTTGCCGATCGCCTGCGAGATCGCTTTGGCGCACTGCCACCGCAAACCAAAAGCCTGCTTATGGTACCGCGTCTGCGACGACTAGCCAGCCACCTCGGCATCGTCAAGGTGTCGCT
- the folD gene encoding bifunctional methylenetetrahydrofolate dehydrogenase/methenyltetrahydrofolate cyclohydrolase FolD, producing the protein MTQESFIRLDGKTTATEIKKEIAQEVQQMVAAGQRPPSLGAIIVGHDGASETYIASKIKACEEVGFISLTKRFDESITQEELIAEIEQLNKDPEVDGFIVQLPLPKHIDEQAVIHAVDYRKDVDGFHPINVGLLSLGEPCLVPATPKGVIELLKHYNISTEGKHVVVLGRSNIVGKPIAQLFLQKGAQGNATVTICHSRTKDIASICRQADIVVAAIGIPLFVKKEMVKEGAIVIDVGITRVPDATKKSGSRIVGDVDFDEVAPLCSYITPVPGGVGPMTIITLMRNTILARQLRQK; encoded by the coding sequence ATGACACAAGAATCATTCATTCGCCTAGATGGCAAGACCACTGCGACTGAGATCAAGAAGGAGATCGCTCAAGAGGTCCAGCAGATGGTCGCTGCGGGGCAACGTCCGCCCAGTCTGGGTGCTATCATCGTGGGACATGATGGAGCCAGCGAAACCTACATAGCGAGCAAGATCAAGGCTTGCGAAGAGGTCGGCTTTATCTCTCTGACGAAGCGCTTTGACGAGTCCATCACGCAGGAGGAGCTCATCGCAGAGATCGAGCAGCTCAACAAAGATCCCGAGGTAGATGGCTTTATCGTCCAGCTGCCACTGCCGAAGCATATTGACGAGCAGGCGGTCATTCACGCAGTAGACTACCGCAAGGATGTGGACGGCTTCCACCCGATCAACGTGGGACTCCTCAGCCTTGGCGAGCCGTGCCTCGTGCCTGCCACGCCTAAGGGGGTCATCGAGCTGCTCAAGCACTACAACATTAGCACGGAGGGCAAGCATGTGGTGGTCCTCGGACGAAGCAACATCGTGGGCAAACCGATCGCTCAGCTCTTCCTCCAGAAGGGTGCGCAGGGCAATGCGACCGTAACGATCTGCCACAGCCGCACGAAAGACATTGCCTCCATCTGCCGTCAAGCTGACATCGTGGTCGCGGCTATTGGTATCCCGCTTTTTGTCAAGAAGGAGATGGTCAAGGAGGGTGCCATCGTCATCGACGTGGGCATCACACGTGTGCCCGACGCAACGAAGAAGAGCGGCTCTCGTATCGTGGGCGACGTCGACTTTGACGAGGTAGCTCCGCTCTGCTCCTACATCACGCCTGTGCCAGGCGGTGTAGGTCCTATGACGATCATCACGCTGATGCGCAATACGATCCTGGCTCGCCAGCTACGCCAGAAGTAA
- a CDS encoding DUF4160 domain-containing protein yields MPTIFTLYGYRFMFYSNDHEPIHVHAIKGNSRAKFDLFPTVVLVSSSGVKAHELRLLEQIVVENRAHIIEQWLIYFNSDRRYERN; encoded by the coding sequence ATGCCGACAATCTTCACGCTATATGGGTACCGCTTTATGTTTTACTCAAACGACCACGAGCCGATACACGTTCACGCCATCAAGGGTAACAGTAGAGCAAAGTTTGACCTCTTCCCCACGGTGGTCCTAGTGTCTAGTAGTGGTGTCAAGGCTCACGAGTTGAGACTATTGGAGCAGATTGTTGTGGAGAATAGGGCGCATATCATCGAGCAGTGGCTCATTTACTTCAATAGCGACAGACGATATGAGAGAAATTAA
- a CDS encoding DUF2442 domain-containing protein — translation MREIKRVWTTPTAIWVEDKEGNLRSANFADYPRLRYATPEEREAYEVSAEGIHWDSINEDLSFEGFFDTREFTSLYRFFQANPELNASAVARRLGISQSLFAQYISGRKTPSRERMEQIQEEIQRIGESLLAVSL, via the coding sequence ATGAGAGAAATTAAACGAGTATGGACGACTCCGACCGCTATATGGGTCGAGGACAAGGAGGGTAATCTGAGGTCTGCAAACTTTGCCGACTACCCCCGACTAAGGTATGCTACGCCCGAAGAGCGGGAGGCATACGAGGTTAGCGCAGAGGGCATTCACTGGGATAGCATTAACGAGGACTTAAGCTTTGAGGGTTTCTTCGATACGAGGGAGTTCACCAGCTTATACCGATTCTTCCAGGCAAACCCCGAGCTAAACGCATCTGCCGTAGCCCGCAGGCTAGGCATCTCGCAGAGTCTCTTTGCGCAGTATATCAGTGGGCGCAAGACGCCATCGAGAGAGCGTATGGAGCAGATACAAGAGGAGATACAGCGTATCGGTGAGAGCTTGCTAGCGGTGTCGCTATAG
- a CDS encoding ABC transporter ATP-binding protein: MTSQTILRAEQLICGYGRKAVIGPLDLTIARGSLTAIIGPNGAGKSTCFKTLTGALPPLSGKVSLLDKPLAHYSLRERARLVSMVNQQITPQPLRVYDYVLMGRLPYFKRFQIGYSEEDHARCSQYIERTGIARLADKRLDELSGGEQQMVAIAQALTQEPQLLLLDEPISHLDIGYTSEIMQLLETLHTEGLTILMILHDINVASEYCEELILFGPEGLLAHGTPQMVITAAHLQAAYHTSVFVQPAPDSGRPYIYPQRR; this comes from the coding sequence ATGACCAGTCAGACGATCTTACGTGCCGAGCAGCTCATCTGTGGCTATGGGCGCAAAGCGGTCATCGGGCCCCTCGACCTCACCATAGCTCGTGGCTCCCTGACCGCCATCATCGGGCCTAATGGGGCTGGCAAAAGCACCTGCTTCAAGACCCTCACAGGTGCCCTCCCCCCGCTCTCTGGAAAGGTAAGCCTGCTCGACAAGCCCCTTGCCCACTACTCCCTCCGTGAGCGTGCTCGCCTCGTCTCGATGGTCAATCAGCAGATCACCCCTCAGCCGCTAAGGGTCTACGACTACGTCCTTATGGGGCGACTGCCCTACTTCAAGCGCTTCCAGATCGGTTACAGCGAGGAGGACCACGCACGTTGCTCCCAATACATCGAGCGCACAGGCATCGCACGACTAGCCGACAAGCGTCTCGATGAACTTAGCGGTGGCGAACAGCAGATGGTCGCCATAGCACAAGCACTCACGCAGGAGCCGCAGCTCCTGCTCCTCGACGAGCCCATCTCGCACCTAGACATCGGCTACACGAGCGAGATCATGCAGCTCCTCGAGACGCTCCACACCGAGGGACTGACGATCCTAATGATCCTCCACGACATCAACGTAGCCTCCGAATACTGCGAGGAGCTCATCCTCTTCGGTCCCGAAGGTCTGCTGGCGCACGGCACACCCCAGATGGTTATCACCGCAGCGCACCTCCAGGCGGCCTACCACACCAGCGTCTTCGTGCAGCCTGCCCCTGACTCCGGCCGTCCCTACATCTACCCCCAGCGTCGCTAG
- a CDS encoding FecCD family ABC transporter permease translates to MPHRPTLAKSYWTLPLMVLLLLVVAILSLHVGVHPISLWQLSEILSDPTSVEYTILMQLRLPRIINAISIGGGLSLCGAILQGLFRNPLVEPYTLGISGGASLGVTLAIVLGLSSAFLTLPAFGFIGALVTILLVYANSYQRHGLSVQRMLLVGVMVSFMASSGVMLLLSVARAEQLSRIIFWTMGSLQESKPFIVWGMLLFTLLLLGTSYLFVQSLNALRLGELKAQQLGIDTRRVVLWLFVLSSLLTSACVSVAGVIGFVGLVIPQATRILLGNDYRVLLVGSFVNGGIFLILCDMLARTILSPIELPIGVITGLIGGVAFLHLIHRTRRSHQI, encoded by the coding sequence ATGCCTCACAGACCGACTCTCGCGAAGTCCTACTGGACGCTCCCATTGATGGTGCTGCTGCTCCTCGTCGTCGCCATCTTATCGCTACATGTCGGGGTGCATCCCATCTCTCTCTGGCAACTCTCGGAGATACTCTCTGACCCCACCTCGGTCGAGTATACCATCTTAATGCAGCTACGTCTGCCACGCATCATCAACGCCATCTCCATCGGTGGCGGGCTAAGCCTCTGCGGAGCTATCCTGCAGGGGCTTTTTCGCAATCCGCTCGTCGAGCCGTACACCCTCGGCATCTCAGGCGGTGCTTCGCTCGGTGTCACGCTCGCCATAGTCTTAGGCTTGTCCTCCGCCTTCCTGACGCTCCCCGCCTTCGGCTTCATCGGAGCCTTGGTTACCATCTTACTCGTCTATGCCAATAGCTACCAGCGCCACGGACTAAGCGTACAGCGCATGCTCCTCGTCGGTGTGATGGTCAGTTTCATGGCATCGTCAGGCGTCATGCTCCTCCTCTCTGTGGCGCGTGCCGAGCAACTCTCTCGCATCATCTTCTGGACGATGGGATCGCTACAAGAGAGCAAGCCGTTCATCGTCTGGGGCATGCTCCTCTTCACCCTGCTCCTCCTAGGAACGAGCTACCTCTTCGTGCAGTCGCTCAATGCGCTCCGTCTAGGCGAACTCAAAGCGCAGCAACTAGGCATCGACACCCGACGGGTCGTGCTGTGGCTCTTCGTACTCAGTTCGCTGCTAACCAGTGCCTGCGTCTCCGTGGCTGGCGTCATCGGCTTCGTCGGGCTAGTCATCCCACAGGCGACACGCATCCTCCTCGGCAATGACTACCGCGTCCTCCTCGTCGGCAGCTTTGTCAATGGTGGCATCTTCCTCATCCTCTGCGACATGTTGGCACGCACCATTCTTTCGCCTATCGAGCTGCCGATAGGCGTCATCACCGGCTTGATCGGCGGCGTCGCCTTCCTCCACCTCATTCACCGCACCAGACGCTCGCACCAGATATGA